The following are encoded together in the Pseudodesulfovibrio indicus genome:
- a CDS encoding cytidine deaminase, with the protein MTDISELIRLATEARDAAYAPYSNHPVGAALITDAGDIFTGCNVENAAYPLGSCAEQSAIAAMVLGGGRTIRELVVVGPTDAPCTPCGGCRQRIREFAGPDTLVHACNERGVLLTMTPGELLPVSFGPENLK; encoded by the coding sequence ATGACCGACATTTCCGAACTCATCAGACTGGCGACCGAGGCCCGGGACGCGGCCTACGCCCCCTACTCCAACCATCCGGTGGGCGCGGCCCTGATCACGGACGCGGGCGACATCTTCACCGGCTGCAACGTGGAGAACGCGGCCTATCCGCTGGGGTCCTGCGCCGAGCAGTCGGCCATCGCGGCCATGGTCCTGGGCGGCGGGCGGACCATCCGCGAGCTCGTGGTCGTCGGCCCGACCGATGCGCCCTGCACCCCGTGCGGCGGCTGCCGCCAGCGCATCCGCGAGTTCGCCGGACCGGACACCCTGGTCCACGCCTGCAACGAGCGCGGGGTGTTGCTGACCATGACCCCGGGCGAACTTCTGCCCGTCTCCTTCGGGCCGGAAAACCTGAAATGA
- the deoC gene encoding deoxyribose-phosphate aldolase, translated as MHQKEEMNDALKALIGEAAKVQANEAYALRALASMDLTSLNEDDNSETIRALCGRAVTDRGHVAAVCIYDPFVPLAKDLLAGTGVKVATVCNFPHGLPDAVAARAEARAQVAAGADEVDVVLPYKRYKAGHRDQAIALLHQVREACGHRVKMKVILETSQLQSLKITEEASRDAIDAGADFIKTSTGKVPGGADLEVAAVMLKVIREMQPQLKRPLGFKPSGGIRTVADAAGYLYLADLIMGEGWATPETLRFGASGLLDDVLAHLGLAPTPAQPTTY; from the coding sequence ATGCATCAAAAGGAAGAGATGAACGACGCACTCAAAGCACTGATCGGCGAAGCCGCCAAGGTCCAGGCCAATGAGGCCTACGCCCTGCGCGCCCTGGCCTCCATGGACCTGACCTCGCTGAACGAGGACGACAACAGCGAGACCATCCGCGCCCTGTGCGGTCGCGCGGTCACGGACAGGGGCCATGTGGCCGCCGTCTGCATATACGATCCCTTCGTGCCGCTGGCCAAGGACCTGCTGGCCGGGACCGGGGTCAAGGTGGCCACGGTCTGCAACTTCCCGCACGGACTGCCGGACGCGGTCGCGGCCAGGGCCGAGGCGCGCGCCCAGGTTGCCGCCGGGGCCGACGAGGTGGACGTGGTCCTGCCGTACAAGCGGTACAAGGCGGGCCACCGCGACCAGGCCATCGCCCTGCTCCACCAGGTGCGCGAGGCGTGCGGCCACAGGGTGAAGATGAAGGTCATCCTGGAGACCAGCCAGCTCCAGTCCCTGAAGATCACGGAGGAGGCGAGCCGCGACGCCATCGACGCGGGCGCGGACTTCATCAAGACCTCCACGGGCAAGGTGCCGGGCGGCGCGGACCTGGAGGTTGCGGCGGTGATGCTCAAGGTGATCCGCGAGATGCAGCCGCAGCTCAAGCGGCCCCTCGGGTTCAAGCCGTCGGGCGGCATCCGCACCGTGGCCGACGCGGCGGGCTACCTGTACCTGGCGGACCTGATCATGGGCGAGGGGTGGGCCACGCCCGAGACCCTGCGCTTCGGCGCCAGCGGCTTGCTCGACGACGTCCTCGCCCACCTCGGCCTGGCCCCGACCCCGGCCCAGCCCACAACCTACTAA
- a CDS encoding ABC transporter permease, which produces MAQAKLPGWVNAGLIPALNLLTAFAVSGLVILAMGENPMTAFGYLIYGAFGYGEAVGYTLFYATNFIFTGLAVAVAFHCYLFNIGGEGQAYLGGLGIGLVCLYLGDLPFWAVLPLTVLGGALFGAAWAAVPAYLQARRGSHIVITTIMFNFIGSSVMTWLLVDRLKRPGSQLPETSHFPEQTWMPKVHELAAQFGLDLARSPVNLSLLIALLCCVGVWLFIWRTRWGYEMRAVGKNPEAAVYGGISPAKAIMVSMLLSGALAGLMGLNELMGVQHRVIINFTNGCGFVGIAIALMGRNHPLGIVLASLLMGALFQGGAELAFEMPTITRDMIWTIQGFVILFTGALEHLYRPRLERIFGRGEAEVAP; this is translated from the coding sequence ATGGCCCAGGCCAAGCTGCCCGGATGGGTCAACGCGGGGCTGATCCCGGCGCTCAACCTGCTGACCGCCTTCGCCGTGTCCGGCCTGGTCATCCTGGCCATGGGCGAGAACCCGATGACCGCCTTCGGCTACCTCATCTACGGGGCGTTCGGCTACGGCGAGGCCGTGGGCTACACCCTGTTCTACGCCACCAACTTCATCTTTACCGGCCTGGCCGTGGCCGTGGCCTTCCACTGCTATTTGTTCAACATCGGCGGCGAGGGCCAGGCGTATCTCGGCGGGCTGGGCATCGGCCTGGTCTGCCTGTACCTGGGCGACCTGCCGTTCTGGGCCGTGCTGCCCCTGACCGTTCTGGGCGGGGCGCTGTTCGGCGCGGCCTGGGCCGCGGTCCCGGCCTATCTCCAGGCCAGGCGCGGCTCGCACATCGTCATCACCACCATCATGTTCAACTTCATCGGCTCGTCGGTCATGACCTGGCTGCTGGTGGACCGGCTCAAACGGCCCGGCTCCCAGCTGCCCGAGACCTCCCATTTCCCGGAGCAGACCTGGATGCCCAAGGTCCACGAGCTGGCCGCGCAGTTCGGCCTGGACCTGGCCCGCTCGCCCGTGAACCTGTCCCTGCTCATCGCCCTGCTCTGCTGCGTGGGCGTCTGGCTGTTCATCTGGCGCACCCGCTGGGGCTACGAAATGCGGGCCGTAGGCAAAAACCCGGAGGCAGCCGTCTACGGCGGCATCTCCCCGGCAAAGGCGATCATGGTCTCCATGCTCCTGTCCGGGGCGCTGGCCGGGCTGATGGGCCTCAACGAGCTGATGGGCGTGCAGCACCGGGTGATCATCAACTTCACCAACGGGTGCGGGTTCGTGGGCATCGCCATCGCGCTCATGGGCCGCAACCACCCGCTCGGCATCGTCCTCGCCTCCCTGCTCATGGGCGCGCTGTTCCAGGGCGGGGCCGAGCTGGCCTTTGAAATGCCAACCATCACCCGCGACATGATCTGGACCATCCAGGGGTTCGTGATCCTGTTCACCGGCGCGCTGGAACATTTGTACCGTCCCCGGCTGGAGCGCATCTTCGGGCGCGGGGAAGCGGAGGTCGCACCATGA
- a CDS encoding CHAT domain-containing protein: MTTIKNTAIIATLLLVAACGTPLKKAHRASINGEYYESVQLHKKAYPNTEDADFTPEICDAYYKIKDYKTYSLCSEKELWLLCQTNFSTYYKRCREINAIKYDAPLRKYYRKIDALWDRDNLDRLYKPTYENHASYNKVGENQLKRMLPIFIDDMSIALEFNELDGAEGIADAIWKTVKINKSIDDAGNTDTDEIDRIRAYGILSIYYIRTNREYIARDILASLAGREGIYTSLASSALRHELYYWIACIYFSLEEYANSRIYLEKYTGLTPEKIIFAGLFGLALAPLGMSGQAAEIVTGDFNAQNDQLILEQFMLAKCLLEMHEPKAAKELLDAVLKDKATKGLGLVLVAANIDRARIALDEGDISGAFAHSSAACDALEGQRNTIGKEMSKIYFIQDKEAAYGIAVECLVKSGEPQKALEYVERGKSRALVDLLRSDKNANAAPHQELAGLMAQLDSLEADFKASELNNDPDFQNGKRRSITVIQTKLHASNPMISELIGGKTCSADAIRSKLPQGTNLLEFYIFRDSLYIFTVSSSRVSVVVRSAEGLDEHVKKLRDAILTQSADYEMHSKMLYDRLFSNIELRRNTIIVPHGILHHIPFAALSDGHQFLCERTTLRQLPSSSITRYLKQQGKEDNLTTAVVFGNPNLGNKQLDLPGTEREARAISRLVPRSQLLLRDQASESTLKELIGEADIVHLAAHGTYDAKTPFASSVLLSPGKKEDGHLTAGEIYAMRTKARLVVLSACETGIGTIMAGDDVIGLNRAFLYAGAGSLVSSLWKISDDATEKLMVDFYANLRREPTPLALQEAQVNALKRYPHPYFWAGFYYTGL, translated from the coding sequence ATGACGACCATAAAAAACACAGCCATTATAGCGACATTGCTTTTAGTAGCGGCATGTGGCACCCCCCTGAAGAAAGCGCACAGAGCAAGTATAAACGGAGAATACTATGAATCCGTTCAACTGCATAAAAAGGCATACCCGAACACTGAGGACGCCGACTTCACTCCGGAGATATGCGATGCCTATTATAAGATAAAGGACTACAAGACCTATTCGTTGTGTTCCGAAAAAGAGCTTTGGCTGCTGTGTCAAACAAATTTTTCCACTTACTACAAGAGATGCAGAGAGATAAATGCAATTAAGTACGACGCGCCATTAAGAAAATACTACCGCAAAATCGATGCCCTGTGGGATAGGGATAATCTGGATCGCCTGTACAAACCGACATACGAGAATCACGCCTCCTATAATAAGGTCGGTGAGAACCAGTTGAAAAGAATGCTTCCGATTTTCATTGATGACATGAGTATCGCCCTGGAATTCAATGAACTGGACGGGGCGGAAGGCATTGCCGATGCCATTTGGAAAACTGTTAAGATCAACAAAAGTATAGATGACGCTGGCAATACAGATACCGACGAAATCGACAGGATACGGGCATACGGAATCCTGTCGATTTACTACATACGAACGAATCGCGAGTATATTGCAAGAGATATTTTGGCCAGCCTGGCTGGTAGGGAGGGAATATACACTTCCCTTGCCTCCTCGGCCTTAAGGCATGAGTTGTACTACTGGATAGCCTGTATCTACTTTTCACTGGAAGAATACGCCAACTCCCGTATTTATCTGGAAAAATATACGGGACTCACTCCCGAAAAGATCATTTTCGCAGGACTCTTTGGGCTTGCCCTCGCCCCCCTGGGAATGTCGGGACAGGCCGCGGAAATCGTCACTGGGGATTTCAACGCGCAGAACGACCAGCTAATCCTGGAACAATTCATGTTAGCAAAATGCCTGTTGGAGATGCATGAGCCGAAGGCGGCCAAGGAGCTGCTGGACGCCGTCCTCAAAGACAAAGCCACAAAGGGACTCGGCCTGGTGCTGGTCGCGGCGAATATAGACCGGGCGCGGATTGCGTTGGACGAAGGCGACATCAGCGGAGCCTTTGCCCACAGCTCTGCGGCCTGCGATGCGCTCGAAGGTCAGCGAAACACGATCGGCAAGGAAATGTCCAAGATATATTTCATTCAGGACAAGGAGGCGGCCTACGGAATAGCCGTCGAATGCCTGGTGAAATCCGGAGAGCCTCAAAAGGCCTTGGAATATGTTGAACGTGGCAAATCCCGAGCGCTTGTCGACCTCCTGAGGAGCGACAAAAACGCAAATGCCGCTCCACATCAAGAGCTCGCGGGGCTGATGGCCCAATTGGATTCCCTGGAAGCGGACTTTAAAGCATCCGAGTTGAACAATGATCCAGATTTCCAAAACGGAAAAAGGCGGTCCATCACAGTCATACAGACCAAACTCCACGCATCGAACCCGATGATTTCCGAACTGATCGGAGGCAAAACATGCTCTGCCGACGCCATCCGGAGCAAATTGCCTCAAGGGACCAACCTCTTGGAATTCTACATTTTTCGAGATTCATTATACATTTTTACCGTCAGTAGTTCCCGTGTGAGCGTGGTTGTTCGAAGCGCGGAGGGACTGGACGAGCATGTCAAAAAACTGCGCGACGCCATCCTGACTCAATCAGCTGATTACGAAATGCATTCCAAGATGTTGTACGATCGGCTCTTCTCGAATATCGAGCTCAGACGAAACACGATCATCGTTCCTCACGGCATATTGCATCACATTCCCTTCGCCGCCCTGAGCGACGGACATCAATTTCTCTGTGAAAGGACGACCCTGCGCCAGCTTCCAAGCTCCAGCATAACCCGGTACCTGAAGCAACAAGGGAAAGAGGACAATCTTACTACTGCCGTCGTCTTTGGAAACCCGAATCTCGGGAACAAGCAGCTCGATTTGCCCGGCACCGAGCGGGAGGCTAGGGCAATCAGCAGATTGGTACCCCGGTCGCAACTCCTGCTTCGCGACCAGGCCTCCGAATCCACCCTGAAGGAGTTGATCGGCGAAGCGGACATCGTTCACCTGGCGGCGCACGGCACATACGACGCAAAGACGCCGTTCGCCTCTTCCGTGCTGCTCAGCCCGGGGAAGAAAGAGGACGGACATCTGACCGCCGGTGAAATCTATGCGATGAGGACCAAGGCTCGGCTGGTGGTTTTGTCCGCCTGCGAGACCGGGATCGGGACTATCATGGCCGGAGACGATGTCATCGGGCTGAACAGAGCGTTCCTTTACGCAGGTGCAGGCTCCCTTGTTTCAAGCCTTTGGAAAATATCCGATGACGCCACGGAAAAGCTGATGGTGGATTTCTACGCGAATCTGCGCCGGGAGCCCACGCCGTTGGCTCTTCAGGAAGCACAGGTAAATGCCTTGAAAAGATACCCGCACCCATACTTCTGGGCTGGGTTTTATTACACCGGACTGTGA
- a CDS encoding phosphopentomutase, translated as MIGRAFILVLDSLGIGWAPDADRFGDAGADTLGHIAETCARGKGDRQGLRAGPLNLPCLSSLGIGLAAQLVTGTVPPNLGSPVLRGRFAAAREISRGKDTPSGHWEMAGAPVTFDWGYFPDTVPTFPKELTDALIQRAGLPGILGDKHASGTEIIAELGAEHMTTGKPICYTSADSVFQIAAHEETFGLDRLLALCELARQLLEGYNIGRVIARPFMGEPGNFTRTANRRDYSLEPPAETLLDRLKAAGREVIAVGKISDIFAHRGMTKSVKGPSSDALFDLVETEVAAAPDGSLTFANFVEFDSEWGHRRDVPGYAAALEHLDPRLTAFIPKLRPGDLAVVTADHGCDPTWKGTDHTRECVPVLLFGPAALPGCAGMRETFADVGQTVARHLGIDPLECGEPIELR; from the coding sequence ATGATCGGCCGCGCCTTCATCCTGGTCCTGGATTCCCTGGGTATCGGCTGGGCACCCGACGCCGACCGGTTCGGCGACGCCGGGGCCGACACCCTGGGCCACATCGCGGAAACCTGCGCGCGCGGCAAGGGCGACCGCCAAGGGCTGCGCGCCGGGCCCCTGAACCTGCCGTGCCTCAGTTCGCTGGGCATCGGCCTGGCCGCCCAGCTGGTCACCGGCACCGTGCCCCCCAACCTCGGCTCGCCGGTGCTGCGCGGGCGGTTCGCGGCGGCCCGGGAGATCAGCCGGGGCAAGGACACGCCCAGCGGCCACTGGGAAATGGCCGGAGCGCCCGTGACCTTCGACTGGGGGTATTTTCCCGACACCGTGCCGACCTTCCCCAAGGAGCTGACCGACGCCCTCATCCAACGCGCCGGGCTGCCCGGCATCCTTGGCGACAAACACGCCTCCGGCACCGAGATCATCGCCGAACTGGGGGCCGAGCACATGACCACGGGCAAGCCCATCTGCTACACCTCGGCGGACTCGGTCTTCCAGATCGCGGCCCACGAGGAGACCTTCGGCCTGGACCGGCTGCTCGCGCTCTGCGAACTGGCCCGGCAACTGCTCGAAGGATACAACATCGGCAGGGTCATCGCCCGCCCGTTCATGGGCGAGCCGGGCAACTTCACGCGCACCGCCAACCGGCGCGACTATTCCCTGGAGCCGCCCGCCGAAACGCTCCTCGACCGTCTCAAGGCGGCCGGGCGCGAGGTCATCGCCGTGGGCAAGATCAGCGACATCTTCGCTCACCGGGGCATGACCAAGTCCGTCAAGGGACCCAGCTCCGACGCCCTGTTCGACCTGGTCGAAACCGAAGTCGCGGCCGCGCCCGACGGCTCCCTGACCTTCGCCAATTTCGTGGAGTTCGACTCCGAATGGGGCCACCGCCGCGACGTGCCGGGCTACGCCGCCGCCCTCGAACACCTCGACCCCCGCCTCACCGCGTTCATCCCCAAGCTTCGGCCCGGCGACCTCGCCGTGGTCACCGCCGACCATGGCTGCGATCCCACCTGGAAAGGCACGGACCATACCCGGGAATGCGTGCCCGTCCTGCTCTTCGGCCCCGCCGCGCTGCCCGGCTGCGCAGGCATGCGCGAAACTTTCGCCGACGTGGGCCAGACCGTGGCCCGACACCTGGGCATCGACCCGCTTGAGTGCGGGGAGCCCATCGAGTTGCGATAG
- a CDS encoding chloramphenicol acetyltransferase, whose product MRTIDQRNWPRKSLYDYFRSLPSPHFSITADADVTRLVTRAKPRGVSVFNGVLYAVLHAANRIPEFRQRLRGDQVVEHDSVHPAPTVPIEGDRFAFCYFDYAPLWDDFDRACARAVENAKRQTELADGSADRDDLVFTTCLPWLAFTSMHHPVQGPDDAFPRIAWGKFTERQGRWTMPVNVQLHHALADGLHAARFYQYTQETLDLFE is encoded by the coding sequence ATGAGGACAATCGATCAGCGCAATTGGCCCAGGAAAAGCCTGTACGACTATTTCCGGTCGCTGCCGTCGCCGCATTTCTCCATCACCGCCGACGCGGACGTGACCCGGCTCGTGACCCGCGCCAAGCCGCGCGGGGTGTCCGTGTTCAACGGCGTGCTCTACGCCGTGCTGCACGCGGCCAACCGCATCCCGGAGTTCCGCCAGCGGCTGCGCGGGGATCAGGTGGTCGAGCACGACTCCGTGCATCCCGCGCCCACCGTACCCATCGAGGGCGACCGGTTCGCCTTCTGCTATTTCGACTACGCGCCCCTCTGGGACGACTTCGACCGCGCCTGCGCCCGCGCTGTGGAGAACGCCAAGCGGCAGACCGAACTCGCGGACGGGTCCGCCGACCGCGACGACCTCGTCTTCACCACCTGCCTTCCCTGGCTCGCCTTCACCTCCATGCACCACCCGGTCCAGGGGCCCGACGACGCCTTCCCGCGCATCGCCTGGGGCAAGTTCACCGAACGCCAGGGCCGCTGGACCATGCCCGTCAATGTCCAGCTCCACCACGCCCTCGCCGACGGCCTGCATGCCGCCCGCTTCTACCAATACACCCAGGAAACCCTCGATTTGTTTGAGTAA
- the deoA gene encoding thymidine phosphorylase: protein MTFMPQEVIRRKRDGLVLDRAEIGAMVRGITDGSVSEGQVAAFAMAVFFRGMTMEERIVLTEAMRDSGRVLDWPALGVEHGVVDKHSTGGVGDKVSLILGPLAAACGASVPMISGRGLGHTGGTLDKFDAIPGYDTAPDLTTFARVVRETGCAIIGQTPDLAPADRRLYAVRDVTATVESIDLITASILSKKLAAGLQGLVMDVKFGSGAFMAKYEDALELAQSIARVATGAGVPTTALLTDMNEVLGHSVGNATEMREAVEFLTGKTREPRLAEITLALTGEMLVLAGVTRDLDEAGVRMREALDTGRAAETFGRMVGGLGGPTDFVERMDSYLPEPEVTLAVTPPNAGFLTGMDSRAVGLALVTMGGGRTRADQAIDHAVGMTDFLHVGDETGPDRPLCLVHARSETQAAETAARILAAVTVTPDRPASRPVIRERITGEQS, encoded by the coding sequence ATGACGTTCATGCCGCAGGAAGTGATTCGCAGGAAGCGGGACGGTCTGGTTCTGGACCGGGCCGAGATAGGGGCCATGGTGCGCGGCATCACGGACGGCTCGGTGTCCGAGGGCCAGGTGGCGGCGTTCGCCATGGCGGTGTTCTTCCGGGGCATGACCATGGAGGAGCGCATCGTCCTGACCGAGGCCATGCGCGACTCGGGACGGGTGCTCGACTGGCCCGCGCTGGGCGTGGAGCACGGCGTGGTGGACAAGCACTCCACCGGCGGCGTGGGCGACAAGGTCAGCCTGATCCTCGGCCCGCTGGCCGCGGCGTGCGGCGCGTCCGTACCCATGATCTCCGGGCGAGGCCTGGGCCACACCGGCGGCACGCTCGACAAATTCGACGCCATCCCCGGCTACGACACCGCGCCGGACCTCACGACCTTTGCCCGCGTGGTCCGCGAGACCGGCTGCGCCATCATCGGCCAGACCCCGGACCTGGCCCCGGCGGACCGGCGGCTGTACGCGGTGCGCGACGTCACCGCCACGGTGGAGTCCATCGACCTGATCACCGCCTCCATCCTGTCCAAGAAGCTGGCCGCCGGGCTCCAGGGGCTGGTCATGGACGTCAAGTTCGGCTCCGGCGCGTTCATGGCGAAGTACGAAGACGCCCTTGAGCTGGCGCAGTCCATCGCCCGCGTGGCCACGGGCGCGGGCGTGCCGACCACTGCCCTGCTCACGGACATGAACGAGGTCCTGGGCCACAGCGTGGGCAACGCGACCGAAATGCGCGAGGCCGTGGAATTCCTGACCGGCAAGACGCGCGAACCAAGACTTGCGGAAATCACCCTGGCCCTGACCGGCGAGATGCTCGTGCTGGCGGGCGTTACCCGTGACCTGGACGAGGCCGGGGTCCGCATGCGCGAGGCCCTGGACACTGGCCGGGCGGCGGAGACCTTCGGGCGCATGGTCGGCGGGCTGGGCGGGCCGACCGATTTCGTGGAGCGCATGGATTCCTACCTGCCCGAACCGGAGGTGACCCTGGCCGTGACCCCGCCGAACGCTGGTTTTCTGACCGGGATGGACAGCCGCGCCGTGGGCCTGGCCCTGGTGACCATGGGCGGGGGCCGCACCCGCGCGGACCAGGCCATCGACCACGCGGTGGGCATGACCGATTTCCTGCACGTCGGCGACGAGACCGGCCCGGACCGCCCGCTCTGCCTGGTTCACGCCCGGAGCGAGACCCAGGCCGCCGAGACCGCCGCGCGCATCCTGGCCGCCGTGACCGTCACCCCGGACCGCCCGGCATCCAGGCCCGTCATCCGCGAACGCATCACCGGAGAACAGTCATGA
- a CDS encoding ABC transporter permease — MTELLTQLVLTADATLRISTPLILAALAGLCSERAAVIDIGLEGKMLGGAFTAATVSYLTGSAWLGLICAVLACLGLALLHGFACITHKGNQVVSGMAINIVVAGLAPTLGHAIFHINGDTPPLPSGARFTPLTLPGADLVRDVPVLGSLYSELLSGHTLLTYLTFALIPAVSFMLYKTRFGLRLRAVGENPEAVDTAGISVEWLRYRAVLIAGALCGLAGASLSTALGASFIRDMTAGKGYLALAAMIFGKWRPGLTVTACLLFAFTDALQARLQGVELPLVGEIPVQFIIMLPYALTVVLLAGFVGKVVAPKADGIPYVKER; from the coding sequence ATGACCGAACTGCTGACCCAGCTGGTGCTCACGGCGGACGCCACCCTGCGCATCTCCACCCCGCTGATCCTGGCGGCCCTGGCCGGGCTGTGCTCGGAGCGGGCGGCGGTCATCGACATCGGGCTGGAGGGCAAGATGCTCGGCGGCGCGTTCACGGCGGCCACGGTCAGCTACCTGACCGGCTCGGCCTGGCTGGGCCTCATATGCGCGGTCCTGGCCTGCCTGGGGCTGGCCCTGCTGCACGGCTTCGCCTGCATCACCCACAAGGGCAACCAGGTGGTCTCGGGCATGGCCATCAACATCGTGGTGGCCGGGCTGGCCCCGACGCTGGGCCACGCCATCTTCCATATCAACGGCGACACCCCGCCCCTGCCCTCGGGCGCGCGGTTCACCCCCCTGACCCTGCCCGGCGCGGACCTGGTCCGGGACGTACCGGTCCTCGGCTCCCTGTATTCCGAACTCCTCAGCGGCCACACCCTGCTGACCTACCTGACCTTCGCCCTGATCCCGGCCGTCTCGTTCATGCTCTACAAGACCCGGTTCGGGCTCAGGCTGCGGGCCGTGGGCGAGAACCCCGAAGCCGTGGACACGGCGGGCATTTCCGTGGAATGGCTGCGCTACCGGGCGGTGCTCATCGCGGGCGCGCTGTGCGGCCTGGCCGGGGCAAGCCTGTCCACGGCGCTGGGCGCGAGCTTCATCCGCGACATGACCGCCGGAAAGGGCTACCTGGCCCTGGCGGCCATGATCTTCGGCAAATGGCGGCCCGGACTGACCGTGACCGCCTGCCTGCTCTTCGCCTTCACCGACGCACTCCAGGCGCGGTTGCAGGGCGTGGAGCTGCCCCTGGTGGGCGAAATCCCGGTCCAGTTCATCATCATGCTGCCCTATGCCCTGACCGTGGTCCTGCTGGCCGGGTTCGTGGGCAAGGTGGTGGCCCCCAAGGCGGACGGCATCCCCTATGTGAAGGAGCGCTAA
- a CDS encoding ABC transporter ATP-binding protein: protein MVSDHATLGPEGVPPAVELIGLNKSFGPVRANRDVSMAVASGTVHGIVGENGAGKSTLMGMLYGFYQADSGRIRIHGRDVRITSPAHAISQGIGMVHQHFMLVEPFTVLENVILGAEDGGLIGNALGHARRELKRLGAEYGLEVDPDAVVGDLPVGLQQRVEILKALYRGAETLILDEPTGVLTPQEADQLFRMLDGLRQQGRTVILITHKLREIMAATDSVSVMRRGTMVAHRSTADTSKEELAELMVGRKVLLRVEKGAAEPGEPLLELDRVGLTDNAGVDRLKDVSFTLRRGEILGIAGVSGNGQSELLEVLSGVTGVSEGTVSYKGEVIAGLNRRTDPLAMHRLGVGHVAEDRHRTAMVMDFSAAENMILGYHTGPDVNGPVLMDLGRVDDLCRRYMEKFDVRPVDPHLPATGFSGGNQQKIVLAREIERDPDLLLVGQPTRGVDIGAIEFIHKSLIELRDHGKGVLLVSVELDEILSLADRILVMFGGRIVGEVNAQDADERTLGLMMAGCAKAAGGEA, encoded by the coding sequence ATGGTCAGCGACCACGCCACACTGGGACCGGAGGGGGTCCCGCCGGCGGTCGAACTCATCGGCCTGAACAAATCCTTCGGACCGGTCCGCGCCAACCGCGACGTGTCCATGGCCGTGGCGTCCGGCACGGTCCACGGCATCGTGGGCGAGAACGGGGCGGGCAAGTCCACGCTCATGGGCATGCTCTACGGCTTCTACCAGGCGGACTCCGGGCGCATCCGCATCCACGGCCGGGACGTGCGAATCACCAGCCCGGCCCACGCCATCAGCCAGGGCATCGGCATGGTCCACCAGCACTTCATGCTGGTCGAGCCGTTCACGGTGCTGGAGAACGTCATTCTCGGGGCCGAGGATGGCGGGCTGATCGGGAACGCCCTGGGCCACGCCCGGCGGGAGCTCAAGCGGCTGGGCGCGGAGTACGGCCTGGAGGTGGACCCGGACGCGGTGGTCGGCGACCTGCCCGTTGGCCTGCAGCAGCGGGTGGAGATCCTCAAGGCCCTCTACCGGGGGGCCGAGACCCTGATCCTGGACGAGCCCACCGGCGTGCTCACCCCCCAGGAGGCGGACCAGCTGTTCCGCATGCTCGACGGCCTGCGCCAACAGGGGCGGACCGTCATCCTGATCACCCACAAGCTGCGCGAAATCATGGCCGCGACCGACAGCGTGTCGGTCATGCGCCGGGGGACCATGGTCGCCCACCGGAGCACCGCCGACACCAGCAAGGAGGAACTGGCCGAGCTGATGGTCGGGCGCAAGGTGCTGCTGCGCGTGGAAAAGGGCGCGGCGGAGCCGGGCGAGCCGCTGCTCGAACTGGACCGCGTGGGCCTGACCGACAATGCGGGGGTGGACCGGCTGAAGGACGTCTCCTTCACCCTGCGCCGGGGCGAGATTCTCGGCATCGCCGGGGTGTCCGGCAACGGCCAGTCCGAGCTGCTGGAGGTGCTCTCCGGGGTGACCGGGGTCAGCGAGGGGACCGTGTCCTACAAGGGCGAGGTCATCGCCGGACTCAACCGGCGCACCGACCCGCTGGCCATGCACCGGCTGGGCGTGGGCCACGTGGCCGAAGACCGCCACCGCACGGCCATGGTCATGGACTTTTCCGCTGCCGAGAACATGATCCTCGGCTACCACACCGGGCCGGACGTCAACGGGCCGGTGCTCATGGACCTGGGCCGGGTGGACGACCTGTGCCGCCGGTACATGGAGAAATTCGACGTCCGCCCCGTGGACCCGCACCTCCCGGCCACCGGGTTTTCGGGCGGCAACCAGCAGAAGATCGTCCTGGCCCGCGAGATCGAACGCGACCCGGACCTGCTCCTGGTGGGCCAGCCCACGCGCGGGGTGGACATCGGGGCCATCGAGTTCATCCACAAGAGCCTCATCGAGCTGCGCGACCACGGCAAGGGCGTGCTCCTGGTCTCGGTGGAGCTGGACGAGATCCTGTCCCTGGCCGACCGCATCCTGGTCATGTTCGGCGGGCGGATCGTGGGCGAGGTGAATGCACAGGACGCGGACGAGCGGACCCTCGGCCTGATGATGGCGGGCTGCGCCAAGGCTGCGGGAGGGGAGGCGTAA